A stretch of Candidatus Bipolaricaulota bacterium DNA encodes these proteins:
- a CDS encoding calcium/sodium antiporter yields MALTYIFFIAGFLFLIKGADFLVDGAASIAKKFKISTLVIGLTVVSFGTSAPELVVNIISSIRGSGDLAVGNIIGSNIANILLILGVSALICALSVKRGTIWKEIPFSLMAILVVFVLVNDSFFDKTSVSMLSRIDGIILLAFFALFLYYTFSIAKVHDGEKDSDIKTHGMLLSAIMIALGLAGLTFGGKWIVDGAIMIANQLGIGEAVIGLTVVAIGTSLPELATSAIAAYKKQSDIAIGNVVGSNIFNLFWILGLSAVIRPLSFTTALNRDIIVCIFATFLLFIFMFVGKKHKLEKWQGAVFVGLYIAYLVVLVFSTV; encoded by the coding sequence ATGGCATTAACCTACATCTTCTTTATCGCCGGATTCTTATTCCTGATCAAAGGAGCGGATTTTCTGGTGGATGGCGCGGCTTCAATCGCCAAAAAATTTAAAATCTCCACGCTGGTCATCGGTCTGACAGTGGTTTCTTTCGGCACTTCAGCTCCTGAGTTGGTGGTCAATATCATTTCCAGCATTCGAGGCAGCGGCGATCTGGCCGTGGGAAACATCATTGGCAGCAATATTGCCAATATTTTGTTAATTTTGGGAGTATCAGCGCTTATTTGCGCGCTCAGCGTAAAACGTGGCACGATTTGGAAAGAAATTCCTTTCAGTTTGATGGCCATATTGGTGGTATTTGTTTTGGTAAATGATTCCTTTTTCGATAAAACGTCCGTCTCCATGCTTTCCAGAATCGATGGGATTATCTTATTGGCGTTTTTCGCTTTGTTTTTATATTACACTTTCAGCATCGCCAAAGTTCATGATGGAGAAAAAGATTCAGACATTAAAACTCATGGCATGCTGCTGTCCGCCATCATGATCGCTTTGGGCTTGGCCGGACTGACATTCGGCGGCAAATGGATAGTGGATGGCGCGATTATGATCGCCAATCAACTGGGCATCGGCGAAGCTGTCATCGGCCTGACCGTCGTGGCCATCGGCACTTCCTTGCCGGAGCTGGCCACGTCCGCGATCGCCGCCTATAAAAAACAATCCGATATCGCCATCGGCAATGTGGTCGGCTCCAATATTTTCAATCTTTTTTGGATTTTGGGACTGAGCGCAGTTATCAGACCGCTTTCTTTCACTACCGCTCTAAACCGAGATATCATCGTCTGTATTTTCGCCACCTTTCTTCTTTTTATTTTCATGTTCGTGGGCAAAAAGCATAAATTGGAAAAATGGCAGGGCGCCGTATTCGTGGGCTTATACATCGCTTATCTGGTCGTGTTAGTATTTTCTACCGTCTGA